One Malania oleifera isolate guangnan ecotype guangnan chromosome 10, ASM2987363v1, whole genome shotgun sequence genomic region harbors:
- the LOC131165346 gene encoding aspartyl protease family protein 2, with amino-acid sequence MEAEPKSVLFSFFFLISLCAGLRYQTLSPGTLPIPSKLNPDVSWTESETVTLPDSAQAETQTQSTLALSLRLEHIDALASDLTAESLFKLRLDRDAIRVGSLLAKAAGVPFKQTPGEHFSSSIISGLAQGSGEYFTRLGIGTPPTFEYLVLDTGSDINWIQCKPCARCYNQTDRLFDPAKSHTYAAVPCRSAQCQKLDSSGCDRQKQRCLYQVSYGDGSFTVGVLSTETLTFRRTKIANVMIGCGHDNEGLFVGAAGLLGLGQGKLSFPAQAGAQFKQKFSYCLVDRSASSKPSSLLFGESAVSHRARYTPLAPNKKLDTFYYVNLLGISVGGSPVRAITPSLFKLDQIGNGGVIIDSGTSVTRLTMPAYTALRDEFKKKTKNLKLTDGFSLFDTCYDLRGKAEVKVPTVVLHFENKVDMSLPATNYLIPVDNEGTFCFAFAGTASGLSIIGNIQQQGFRVMFDLAKSMVGFYSGGCT; translated from the coding sequence ATGGAAGCTGAACCCAAATCcgttctcttctccttcttcttcctcatTTCCCTCTGTGCAGGTCTCCGTTACCAGACTCTGAGTCCAGGGACTCTCCCCATCCCATCCAAGCTCAACCCCGATGTCTCATGGACCGAATCCGAGACCGTAACCCTACCTGATTCTGCCCAAGCGGAGACCCAAACCCAATCCACCCTCGCCCTCTCCCTCCGCCTCGAGCACATTGATGCCTTGGCCTCCGACCTCACCGCCGAGTCCCTCTTCAAGCTCAGACTCGACCGCGATGCTATCCGGGTCGGATCCCTCCTCGCTAAGGCCGCCGGCGTCCCCTTCAAACAAACCCCCGGCGAACACTTCAGTAGCTCCATCATCTCCGGCCTCGCGCAAGGCAGCGGCGAGTACTTCACTCGCTTGGGCATCGGAACTCCTCCGACGTTCGAGTACCTGGTTCTCGATACCGGATCCGACATTAATTGGATCCAGTGTAAACCCTGCGCCAGATGTTACAATCAGACGGATCGGCTCTTCGATCCGGCTAAGTCTCATACCTACGCCGCAGTCCCTTGTAGGTCAGCACAATGTCAAAAGCTGGACAGCTCCGGATGTGATCGGCAGAAGCAAAGGTGCCTCTATCAGGTGTCCTACGGCGACGGGTCGTTCACCGTCGGCGTGCTCTCCACTGAAACGCTGACGTTCCGGCGGACGAAGATTGCGAATGTGATGATTGGGTGCGGCCACGACAACGAGGGATTGTTCGTCGGCGCCGCTGGATTGTTGGGGCTCGGCCAGGGGAAACTTTCTTTCCCGGCCCAAGCTGGCGCCCAGTTCAAGCAAAAGTTCTCGTACTGCTTGGTGGACCGTTCGGCGTCTTCGAAGCCGTCTTCGCTGTTATTTGGCGAATCGGCGGTGTCGCACAGGGCCCGCTATACTCCTCTAGCCCCAAACAAAAAGCTCGACACCTTCTACTACGTCAACCTCCTCGGAATCAGCGTAGGCGGGTCTCCAGTCCGGGCAATTACTCCGTCGCTGTTCAAGCTCGACCAGATTGGAAACGGAGGAGTCATAATCGACTCGGGGACCTCGGTGACCCGACTCACCATGCCGGCTTACACCGCCCTGCGCGACGAATTCAAGAAAAAAACGAAGAATCTGAAACTGACAGACGGATTCTCTCTGTTCGATACGTGCTACGACCTGAGGGGGAAGGCGGAGGTAAAGGTGCCGACGGTGGTATTGCATTTCGAGAACAAGGTGGACATGTCGCTGCCGGCGACGAATTACCTGATTCCGGTGGACAACGAGGGGACTTTCTGCTTCGCCTTCGCCGGAACGGCGAGCGGGTTGTCGATAATTGGGAATATACAGCAGCAGGGATTCCGGGTCATGTTCGATTTGGCGAAATCCATGGTCGGGTTTTATTCGGGCGGGTGCACATGA